In Rubrivirga marina, the following are encoded in one genomic region:
- a CDS encoding endonuclease/exonuclease/phosphatase family protein, with protein MTRLLLLAALGLASCAAPPASAPLATVDVVTLNLWHDQDDWPARLGVIADTLGALRPDVIVLQEVLQDSAKGLANQAETLGARLGYAVVFASVNGPDEPKRYGNAILSRHPVRDTSWVRLRPLTDYRVAARARLDVDGRPLDVLVTHLHHTVEGDSIRAVQVADLLAFLDRTAEAPWVAAGDFNAPSDAPSLAPLADRAASAFDAIHPGAEVSTLVEALGHTPRWIDHVFAGPGLRPVDARIVLGDPVGGVQPSDHRGVWARLRWAPAE; from the coding sequence GTGACGCGGCTCCTTCTCCTCGCGGCGCTGGGACTCGCGTCGTGCGCGGCCCCGCCCGCGTCGGCCCCGCTCGCGACGGTCGACGTGGTCACGCTCAACCTGTGGCACGACCAGGACGACTGGCCCGCCCGCCTCGGCGTCATCGCGGACACCCTCGGCGCGCTCCGGCCGGACGTCATCGTGCTCCAAGAGGTGTTGCAGGACTCGGCCAAGGGGCTGGCGAACCAGGCCGAGACGCTCGGCGCCCGCCTCGGCTATGCCGTCGTGTTCGCGTCGGTGAACGGACCCGACGAGCCGAAGCGCTACGGCAACGCCATCCTCAGCCGGCACCCGGTCCGCGACACGAGCTGGGTCCGGCTCCGCCCGCTCACCGACTACCGCGTCGCCGCCCGCGCCCGCCTCGACGTCGACGGGCGCCCGCTCGACGTGCTCGTGACGCACCTCCACCACACGGTCGAAGGCGATTCGATCCGCGCCGTCCAGGTCGCCGACCTCCTCGCCTTCCTCGACCGGACCGCCGAGGCGCCCTGGGTCGCCGCTGGCGACTTCAACGCGCCGTCCGACGCGCCGTCGCTCGCCCCGCTGGCGGACAGGGCCGCGAGCGCGTTCGACGCGATCCACCCGGGCGCGGAGGTGTCGACGCTGGTCGAGGCGCTCGGGCACACGCCCCGGTGGATCGACCACGTGTTCGCGGGCCCGGGCCTCCGGCCAGTCGACGCGCGGATCGTCCTCGGGGACCCCGTCGGCGGCGTCCAGCCGTCGGACCACCGCGGCGTGTGGGCGCGGCTGCGCTGGGCGCCGGCCGAGTAG
- a CDS encoding helix-turn-helix transcriptional regulator, with protein MEAVYLIGAAQGVFLAAVLASRGSLPNRLLAGLVLAFSVDLAVAVYHASEAALRHPALIGLDLPIAFLYGPLLYLYVRAFADGTARLRPSDAWHLAPFVVAALFFVPLFLRTGPEKLAILADPSRALQTQALVVINPLKMLHGAVYLALSVAVLRRAVRQSGEAPAEHVRLRWLQILMAGVVAMLGLSVVLYVLGGRDSVVGMDPDAPFDDLTLLAVTVFVYAIGYFGLRQPEITTAAALAPDEEPSAEPYARSGMTAGEAAGYRDRLVALMETEHLYRRGDLTLPDLAGALGVTPHNLTEVLSTQLGQTFYEVVNGYRVREVQARLADPAYADWTVLAIGMEAGFNAKSSFNAAFKRHVGMTPSEYRRRHAEAV; from the coding sequence ATGGAGGCGGTCTACCTCATCGGCGCGGCCCAGGGCGTGTTTCTCGCGGCGGTTCTGGCGAGCCGGGGCTCGCTGCCCAACCGGCTCCTCGCCGGGCTCGTCCTCGCGTTCTCGGTCGACCTCGCGGTGGCGGTCTACCACGCCTCCGAGGCCGCCCTCCGCCACCCGGCGCTCATCGGGCTCGACCTCCCGATCGCGTTTCTCTATGGGCCGCTCCTCTACCTCTACGTCCGGGCGTTCGCCGACGGCACGGCGCGGCTCCGCCCGTCCGACGCGTGGCACCTCGCCCCGTTCGTCGTCGCCGCCCTGTTCTTCGTGCCGCTCTTCCTGCGGACCGGCCCGGAGAAGCTGGCGATCCTGGCGGATCCGAGCCGGGCGCTCCAGACGCAGGCCCTGGTCGTCATCAACCCGTTGAAGATGCTCCACGGCGCGGTGTACCTCGCGCTCTCCGTGGCGGTCTTGCGCCGGGCGGTGCGGCAGTCCGGGGAGGCGCCGGCCGAGCACGTCCGGCTGCGGTGGCTCCAGATCCTCATGGCCGGTGTCGTGGCGATGCTCGGCCTCTCGGTGGTGCTCTACGTGCTCGGCGGGCGCGACTCGGTCGTGGGCATGGACCCGGACGCGCCGTTCGACGACCTCACGCTGCTGGCCGTGACCGTGTTCGTCTACGCCATCGGCTACTTCGGGCTGCGGCAGCCGGAGATCACGACGGCCGCGGCGCTCGCCCCCGACGAGGAGCCGTCCGCCGAGCCCTACGCCCGCTCCGGCATGACGGCCGGCGAGGCCGCGGGGTACCGGGACCGCCTCGTCGCGCTGATGGAGACCGAGCACCTGTACCGGCGCGGCGACCTCACGCTCCCGGACCTCGCCGGCGCGCTGGGCGTCACGCCGCACAACCTGACCGAGGTGCTGAGCACCCAGCTCGGGCAGACGTTCTACGAGGTCGTCAACGGGTACCGCGTCCGCGAGGTGCAGGCGCGGCTGGCGGACCCGGCCTACGCCGACTGGACGGTCCTGGCGATCGGGATGGAAGCCGGGTTCAACGCGAAGTCGTCGTTCAACGCGGCGTTCAAGCGGCACGTGGGGATGACACCCTCCGAGTACCGCCGCCGGCACGCCGAGGCCGTCTGA